In a single window of the Caldisalinibacter kiritimatiensis genome:
- the secE gene encoding preprotein translocase subunit SecE: MVAQTGKNKGALAKAKTFFRGVKAEIKKVNWPNKKELGTYTTVVLVTCALVSFVVWVLDIGIHELLELILG; the protein is encoded by the coding sequence ATGGTAGCTCAAACTGGTAAAAATAAAGGCGCTTTAGCTAAAGCTAAAACTTTCTTTAGAGGAGTTAAGGCTGAAATTAAAAAAGTAAATTGGCCAAATAAGAAGGAATTGGGTACTTACACTACTGTAGTTTTAGTTACTTGTGCGTTAGTTTCATTTGTAGTTTGGGTGCTTGATATCGGCATTCATGAACTACTAGAACTTATTTTAGGCTAA